A part of Aegilops tauschii subsp. strangulata cultivar AL8/78 chromosome 2, Aet v6.0, whole genome shotgun sequence genomic DNA contains:
- the LOC109770978 gene encoding L-gulonolactone oxidase 2 — protein sequence MAMELESPATTLLVVVGLLIHLAGSSPPPTPVVCARGTSDCTVTNAYGSFPDRATCRAASVTYPSTEEELVAAVAAAAAAGRKVKVATRYSHSLPKLACPGGRDGTIISTLRLNSMVRLDAAARLITMESGVLLRDMLRAAASAGLALPHSPYWSGVTIGGLLATGAHGSSLWGKGGAVHEYVVGLRIVTPAPASRGFAVVRELGDGHQDLAAAKVSLGVLGVVSQVTLALQPLFKRSLTFLERDDSDLEDQVAAWGGLHEFGDLAWQPGRGKVVYRQDDRVDVSSLGDGLNDHPTLRSRAAFGRVDARRAEELLEENGTDIARCEAAAAGQLQPQPPHGFTNDGEVFTGYPVVGYQHRMQATGTCIDSREDGLLTSCKWDPRLGATFIYNTAISVPLRNAAAFVADVKRLRDLNPRTFCSLDARGGLLARYIRASSAYLGKPEDAVDFDITYYRSYTAGAPRAHADVIDELEQMALHKYGGFPHWGKNRNFAFDGAVGRYPKAGEFLEVKGRYDPDGLFSSEWSDQVLGINGTSPSVDKEGCAMEGLCVCSDDLHCAPERGYLCRPGKVYREARVCSSSFQPAAGALRDEL from the coding sequence ATGGCAATGGAACTGGAGAGCCCTGCCACGACTCTCCTCGTGGTCGTGGGGCTCCTCATCCACCTGGCCGGATCCAGCCCCCCGCCGACTCCTGTGGTCTGCGCCCGCGGCACGTCCGACTGCACGGTCACCAACGCGTATGGCTCCTTCCCGGACCGCGCCACCTGCCGCGCGGCCAGCGTCACGTACCCGAGCACCGAGGAGGAGCTGGTCGCGGCCgtggcggccgcggcggcggccgggcgcAAGGTTAAGGTGGCCACCAGGTACTCCCACAGCCTGCCCAAGCTCGCGTGCCCCGGCGGTCGCGACGGCACCATCATCAGCACCCTGCGGCTCAACAGCATGGTCAGGCTCGACGCCGCCGCGCGGCTGATCACCATGGAGAGCGGCGTGCTCCTCCGGGACATGCTCCGGGCCGCCGCCTCCGCGGGGCTGGCGCTGCCTCACTCGCCGTACTGGTCCGGCGTCACCATCGGGGGCCTGCTCGCGACGGGCGCGCACGGGAGCTCGCTGTGGGGCAAGGGGGGTGCTGTTCATGAGTACGTCGTCGGGCTGAGGATCGTGACGCCGGCGCCGGCGAGCCGGGGGTTCGCGGTGGTGAGGGAGCTTGGCGACGGGCACCAGGACCTGGCCGCCGCCAAAGTCTCCCTCGGCGTCCTCGGCGTCGTCTCTCAGGTCACGCTGGCCTTGCAGCCGCTGTTCAAACGGTCGCTGACGTTCCTGGAGCGCGACGACTCGGACTTGGAGGATCAAGTGGCCGCGTGGGGCGGCCTCCATGAGTTCGGCGACCTGGCGTGGCAGCCGGGGCGGGGAAAGGTCGTGTACCGCCAAGACGACCGCGTCGACGTGTCGTCGCTGGGCGACGGCCTCAACGACCATCCCACCCTCCGGTCGAGAGCCGCGTTCGGACGCGTCGACGCCAGACGCGCAGAGGAGCTGCTGGAGGAGAACGGCACCGACATCGCCAGgtgcgaggcggcggcggctggccaGCTGCAGCCGCAGCCACCACACGGCTTCACCAACGACGGCGAGGTCTTCACGGGGTACCCCGTGGTGGGGTACCAGCACCGCATGCAGGCGACCGGCACATGCATCGACAGCCGGGAAGACGGGCTCCTCACCTCCTGCAAGTGGGACCCTCGCCTGGGGGCCACCTTCATCTACAACACGGCCATCAGCGTCCCTCTCCGCAACGCCGCGGCGTTCGTCGCCGACGTGAAGCGCCTCCGGGACCTCAACCCGCGCACGTTCTGCAGCCTGGACGCGAGGGGCGGCCTGCTCGCGCGCTACATCAGGGCGTCGTCCGCCTACCTCGGCAAGCCGGAGGACGCGGTGGACTTCGACATCACGTACTACCGGAGCTACACCGCCGGTGCACCGCGAGCGCACGCGGACGTCATAGACGAGCTCGAGCAGATGGCGCTGCACAAGTATGGAGGCTTCCCGCACTGGGGCAAGAACCGCAACTTCGCCTTCGACGGCGCCGTGGGCAGGTACCCGAAGGCCGGCGAGTTCCTGGAGGTGAAGGGCAGGTACGACCCCGACGGGCTCTTCTCCAGCGAGTGGAGCGACCAGGTCCTCGGCATCAACGGGACGAGCCCGAGCGTCGACAAGGAAGGCTGCGCCATGGAAGGGCTGTGCGTCTGCTCCGACGACTTGCACTGCGCGCCGGAGAGGGGCTACCTCTGCCGGCCGGGGAAGGTGTACAGAGAGGCCAGGGTTTGCTCGTCCTCTTTCCAGCCAGCCGCCGGCGCGCTCCGGGATGAGCTCTGA
- the LOC109770972 gene encoding uncharacterized protein, translating into MASNTANAASEVSNAITDLNDHLATALGAGDEAGKTTVITLAGENNGAAMDAEDLVVVEAGGEGEEGEEEEEVHVAAYTNSNYQAVNNSVLLAGSCAVRDPGVHVVIVEHVDDIRDCDGDEIFEDGEVAK; encoded by the coding sequence atGGCTTCCAACACCGCCAACGCGGCCTCCGAGGTGAGCAACGCCATCACCGACCTCAACGACCACCTCGCCACCGCCCtcggcgccggcgacgaggccGGCAAGACGACCGTCATCACGCTGGCGGGGGAGAACAACGGCGCCGCGATGGACGCGGAGGACCTGGTCGTTGTCGAGGCCGGCGGCGAGGGggaggagggcgaggaggaggaggaggtgcacGTGGCCGCCTACACCAACAGCAACTACCAGGCGGTGAACAACTCGGTGCTCCTCGCCGGCAGCTGCGCCGTCAGGGACCCCGGCGTGCACGTCGTCATCGTGGAGCACGTCGACGACATCCGCGACTGCGACGGCGACGAGATCTTCGAGGACGGTGAGGTGGCCAAGTGA